From the Cryptomeria japonica chromosome 2, Sugi_1.0, whole genome shotgun sequence genome, one window contains:
- the LOC131071348 gene encoding protein NUCLEAR FUSION DEFECTIVE 4: protein MGYDSFRNRWVVLVACIWLECCTGASYGFSIYSQTIKTRFGYNQEQLDTIAVFSNLGVFGGILSGLLYQYCSAWLVLLVGALHNLAGYAVLWLFLTGRMASPALWELCVVTCVAMNCELYYNTASMVTCVTNFPDNRGIVVGLMKGCAGLSSAVLSTVWQVLFPGSDGSSFLIVAAIVPSAVALMIMPVVRKYEPENCEIGSSRTMQFLAMASVPIVFLAMFLMGSAFWDANSLQGDRVEFAIILVIMALPLYVAWKAIAHERTSTTNSKLLEPLNTKGSSNYSDKYCIIEYANCSLWRAICSLDFFLVFFTSAVAIASGVVAINNMSQVATSLGYAQQDITIFVTLISVAQFLGRFGCGVLSDYFLSKFEVGRPLLTALVELILCCGNLLIIIAGTFPRALYLGCIFIGFSFGANWCLNSITVSDLFGLGHFGALYNVVMMGNPVVSYVLSIWVAGYLYDKEGAKQGGGQCKGSTCFNLTFIILASICVLATLTSSILWWRTKHIYRKRTSK, encoded by the exons ATGGGGTACGATTCATTCAGGAACAGATGGGTAGTTTTAGTAGCATGCATATGGCTAGAATGTTGCACAGGAGCATCATATGGCTTCAGCATATATTCTCAGACCATAAAGACCAGATTTGGTTACAACCAAGAGCAATTGGACACCATAGCTGTGTTCAGCAACCTAGGAGTATTTGGGGGCATACTCTCTGGCCTGCTATACCAGTACTGCTCTGCATGGCTTGTTTTGCTTGTGGGAGCTCTCCACAATTTGGCAGGCTATGCAGTCCTATGGCTGTTTTTGACTGGGAGAATGGCATCCCCTGCCTTGTGGGAGCTCTGTGTAGTCACCTGCGTTGCCATGAACTGTGAGCTATACTACAACACAGCTTCCATGGTGACCTGTGTCACAAATTTCCCAGATAACAGAGGGATTGTGGTGGGTTTGATGAAGGGATGCGCGGGTCTCAGCAGCGCTGTACTGTCTACTGTATGGCAGGTTCTGTTTCCGGGCTCAGATGGgtcttctttcttgattgtggCCGCCATAGTTCCTTCTGCTGTGGCCCTTATGATCATGCCAGTTGTGAGGAAATATGAGCCTGAGAATTGTGAAATTGGGTCTTCAAGAACTATGCAATTCCTGGCTATGGCGTCTGTACCCATTGTGTTTTTGGCCATGTTTTTGATGGGTTCTGCCTTCTGGGATGCCAACTCTTTGCAG GGAGATCGAGTGGAATTTGCAATTATACTTGTAATTATGGCACTTCCCTTGTATGTGGCATGGAAAGCAATTGCTCACGAGAGAACTTcaactacaaactcaaaactttTAGAGCCCTTGAATACAAAAGGGAGTTCAAACTATTCTGATAAATATTGTATTATTGAGTATGCTAATTGCTCATTGTGGAGAGCGATTTGCAGCCTTGATTTTTTCTTGGTCTTTTTTACTTCTGCGGTCGCTATAGCCTCTGGTGTTGTGGCAATTAACAACATGAGCCAAGTTGCAACTTCTTTAGGATATGCACAACAAGACATTACCATATTTGTCACTTTGATATCAGTAGCCCAATTTTTAGGTCGCTTTGGGTGTGGAGTTTTATCTGATTATTTTCTCTCTAAATTTGAAGTAGGTAGGCCATTGTTAACTGCACTAGTAGAGTTGATTTTGTGTTGTGGGAATTTACTTATAATAATAGCAGGTACTTTTCCTCGGGCTCTATACTTAGGTTGCATTTTTATAGGATTCTCGTTTGGAGCAAATTGGTGTTTAAATTCCATTACCGTGTCTGATTTGTTTGGGTTGGGTCATTTTGGGGCATTATACAATGTGGTGATGATGGGGAATCCGGTGGTATCATATGTTCTCTCTATATGGGTTGCTGGCTATCTCTATGATAAAGAGGGGGCTAAGCAAGGAGGAGGGCAATGCAAGGGTAGTACATGTTTTAATCTTACCTTCATTATTTTGGCTAGTATTTGTGTTTTAGCAACTTTGACCTCATCCATTTTGTGGTGGAGAACAAAACATATTTATAGAAAAAGAACAAGTAAATAA